The following proteins are co-located in the Syntrophorhabdaceae bacterium genome:
- the ubiE gene encoding bifunctional demethylmenaquinone methyltransferase/2-methoxy-6-polyprenyl-1,4-benzoquinol methylase UbiE yields MEEKASGEDVKLVNFGFQKVPETEKASRVRDHFDHIAGRYDFMNTLCSFGIHYLWKRMAVALLNLKQGETVLDVCGGTGDLSVLAVNKVGPFGRVILADINHAMIEAGRRKRLHREQRKKIVYLQSDTENMAIQSDSVDAVMVGFGIRNLTHMERGFGEIYRVLKPGGRLMCLEFSRPRAAWFRWLYDFYSFHIMPYVGLIFAGSKQPFTYLPQSIRRFPGPQELKEHIAGIGFERVSYEIFTNGIAATHMGIKPGRAGHLPPA; encoded by the coding sequence ATGGAAGAGAAGGCGTCCGGAGAAGACGTAAAGCTTGTCAACTTCGGATTTCAAAAGGTACCTGAAACAGAGAAAGCTTCGCGGGTGAGAGATCATTTCGACCATATAGCGGGCCGATACGATTTCATGAATACGCTGTGCAGCTTCGGCATCCATTACCTATGGAAACGGATGGCTGTGGCTCTTCTTAATCTCAAACAAGGGGAAACCGTCCTTGATGTGTGCGGCGGCACAGGCGACCTTTCGGTGCTTGCGGTAAACAAGGTGGGACCTTTCGGCCGGGTAATCCTCGCCGACATAAACCACGCCATGATCGAGGCGGGCAGGCGCAAAAGACTCCATAGGGAACAGAGAAAAAAGATCGTCTATCTTCAGTCCGATACCGAAAACATGGCCATACAATCCGATTCCGTTGATGCGGTCATGGTGGGGTTCGGAATCAGGAACCTCACCCATATGGAGCGGGGCTTTGGCGAGATATATCGTGTCCTCAAACCCGGCGGGCGGCTCATGTGTCTTGAATTTTCGAGGCCCAGGGCGGCTTGGTTTCGCTGGCTTTACGATTTCTATTCCTTCCACATTATGCCTTATGTGGGCCTCATCTTTGCCGGTTCGAAACAACCCTTTACCTATCTGCCTCAATCGATCCGCCGATTTCCCGGTCCCCAAGAACTCAAAGAGCATATCGCAGGGATAGGCTTTGAGCGCGTATCATACGAGATTTTCACCAACGGCATTGCCGCAACACATATGGGCATAAAACCAGGGAGGGCGGGGCATTTGCCTCCCGCATAG
- a CDS encoding class I SAM-dependent methyltransferase, translated as MKLNWAERWVVNNPLRVVQQRMELKKLKAMLPLKPHFTALEIGCGRAAGAGLILEEFLPSMIYATDLDVHMLEKARDYLPSEKRKNIVLVAADGSSLPFRDGSIDAVFDFGVLHHIVDWRRAVSEIARVLKPEGAFFLEELYPTLYQNLITRHILLHPRRGRFRSDDLKHSLAREGLLFKDCRELKAVGILGVALKAP; from the coding sequence ATGAAGCTCAACTGGGCCGAACGGTGGGTCGTTAATAACCCCCTTCGCGTCGTTCAACAACGCATGGAGTTAAAAAAACTCAAGGCCATGTTACCTTTAAAGCCGCACTTCACCGCGCTCGAAATAGGCTGTGGCAGAGCCGCGGGCGCCGGGCTCATTCTCGAAGAATTCTTACCCTCGATGATCTATGCTACGGACCTCGATGTTCACATGCTTGAAAAGGCCAGGGATTATCTCCCCAGTGAGAAACGGAAGAATATCGTTCTTGTCGCGGCCGACGGTTCTTCTCTCCCCTTTAGAGACGGCTCAATTGATGCAGTATTTGACTTCGGGGTGCTCCATCATATCGTGGACTGGCGCAGGGCAGTTTCCGAAATAGCGCGGGTGCTCAAACCCGAAGGGGCATTCTTCCTGGAAGAGCTCTATCCGACCCTGTATCAGAACTTGATTACGAGGCACATCCTCCTGCACCCGAGACGTGGACGCTTTCGAAGCGACGATCTCAAACATTCGCTCGCTCGCGAAGGGCTTTTGTTCAAGGACTGTAGAGAACTGAAGGCGGTCGGCATTTTAGGTGTGGCCCTCAAGGCCCCATAA
- a CDS encoding DUF2231 domain-containing protein: protein MKQIDMKELLRYNGKDSNPVYVAYRGRIFDVTQSPVWKGGVHMGRHDAGADLTDEIEVAPHGPDFLERYPEVGMLKEGPVAKEDKPAILSGLLTRYPMLKRHPHPMTVHFPIVFMFSATVFTLIYLATRIAAFETTALNCLGAGLVFIPVAIVTGYFTWYLNYMARPVRAVTMKKWLSLVLLCVDLVVFVWRMAVPDILHPLRGEGFCYLILVLSLLPLVVIIGSYGANLTFPVKKE from the coding sequence GTGAAGCAAATCGATATGAAGGAGCTATTAAGATACAACGGGAAGGATTCAAACCCCGTTTACGTAGCGTACCGGGGAAGGATCTTTGATGTGACACAAAGCCCGGTATGGAAAGGTGGCGTTCATATGGGACGCCATGATGCCGGAGCCGATTTGACAGACGAAATTGAAGTGGCGCCCCACGGTCCTGACTTCTTGGAGAGATACCCCGAGGTGGGCATGCTCAAGGAAGGGCCGGTTGCAAAAGAGGATAAGCCCGCCATCCTGTCCGGACTTCTTACGCGTTACCCAATGCTTAAGCGCCACCCCCATCCCATGACGGTTCATTTTCCCATTGTCTTCATGTTTTCCGCCACGGTCTTCACACTTATTTATCTTGCCACAAGGATTGCTGCCTTTGAGACAACAGCGCTCAACTGCCTGGGCGCCGGTCTTGTCTTCATCCCCGTAGCAATCGTCACGGGATATTTTACGTGGTACTTGAACTACATGGCGCGTCCCGTAAGGGCCGTTACCATGAAGAAATGGCTTTCTCTCGTGCTCTTGTGTGTCGACCTCGTTGTTTTTGTGTGGCGTATGGCCGTCCCCGATATCCTGCATCCTCTCAGGGGAGAGGGTTTTTGCTATCTCATACTCGTTTTGTCACTTTTGCCCCTTGTCGTAATAATCGGGTCATATGGCGCGAACCTGACCTTCCCCGTAAAAAAGGAATAG
- a CDS encoding UbiA prenyltransferase family protein has protein sequence MNAVSVNLPRSVLSQLKLFLALSRTPHGLLDMATPAVAALLCYGAFPSLWIVCLGVVTVFAGYTTVYALNDLVDRRVDRSKSSITPAPDKQDDLDSIFVRHPVACGLLPFRKALWWALGWGFLTFIGAYLLNPLCVFVFFTSCLLEAFYCLAWRSGYLKVLISGAVKTSGAVAAIYAVDPHPSPIFLGTVFLWLFFWEMGGQNTPNDWADMREDTILQATTIPVCFGLRWAAAVIMASLVFAIVLSAAVFSLSPLPNRMAAGTLCLLAAIYLLVIPALTLCRTRQRVAAQLLFNRASYYPLACLVSVCLSMLV, from the coding sequence GTGAATGCCGTATCAGTAAATCTGCCGCGATCGGTACTTTCACAGCTCAAGCTTTTCTTGGCCCTGTCCCGTACCCCTCATGGACTACTCGATATGGCGACCCCGGCTGTAGCGGCCCTTCTCTGCTATGGGGCTTTTCCGTCGTTATGGATTGTTTGCCTGGGCGTGGTTACCGTATTTGCGGGCTATACCACGGTATACGCCTTAAATGACCTCGTGGATCGCCGGGTAGACCGAAGCAAATCTTCGATCACGCCGGCGCCCGACAAGCAAGATGACCTTGACTCCATTTTTGTCCGCCACCCCGTTGCGTGCGGCCTCTTGCCCTTTCGAAAGGCGCTTTGGTGGGCCTTGGGCTGGGGGTTTCTCACCTTTATCGGGGCCTATTTACTCAATCCGCTCTGCGTGTTTGTGTTTTTCACGAGCTGCCTCCTTGAGGCGTTCTACTGCCTGGCCTGGCGGAGCGGCTATCTCAAGGTGCTCATAAGCGGGGCGGTTAAAACATCAGGGGCGGTGGCCGCTATCTACGCAGTCGATCCCCATCCTTCTCCCATCTTCCTCGGCACGGTGTTTCTCTGGCTCTTCTTTTGGGAGATGGGTGGCCAGAACACCCCTAACGACTGGGCTGACATGAGAGAAGATACCATACTCCAGGCGACGACCATCCCGGTGTGTTTCGGACTTAGGTGGGCAGCCGCGGTGATTATGGCTTCACTCGTATTTGCCATTGTTCTTAGCGCTGCGGTTTTCAGTCTATCGCCCCTGCCGAATCGCATGGCTGCCGGAACGCTCTGCCTTTTGGCGGCCATCTATCTCTTGGTCATTCCTGCCCTTACGCTTTGCCGGACGAGACAACGCGTTGCCGCCCAACTCCTCTTTAACAGGGCCTCGTATTATCCGCTTGCCTGTCTCGTGAGTGTATGCTTGAGTATGCTCGTATGA
- a CDS encoding cation-translocating P-type ATPase produces the protein MSDELSPRVSSQGVAKEVHAVHVFCDLCGLRAGENRHTENSLTFCCPGCRHVFLILASATGKLPHNFRESDVFRACVKAGVIPGNEDAAHTPVEIKGVNTSVAQLTLNLSLEGMWCPACAWVIEEVLRKMDGIAQCRVFFLTDKARIQYLPNRTSPAEIVSRINKIGYRASTGEKDARATRTLKDATLIRLGISSILAVNIMMLSYVLYYGLIRELTPRVVALFSYPMLVMSVPVVFYGGMPILKKAWAGICHGLISMDTLISVSALAAFFYSLLRMKQGSIHLYFDIAAMLITIVLLGRYIEMHAREKVLASLATEDTGLQKVRLKKGDREQWIRADALIPNDLFVVEDGERIPVDGRLARGRGLFDQSVLTGETRPTVKGPEEVVLAGSQLVSGTVEIIAVRPARLSYLGQVRELVTDALEHRSTSEELADSISRIFVPAIMGVAVTTALVLWGLGATSQRILLTCLSVLLVACPCVLGVAIPLVKVVATGLCRQRGIVVRSPGALERVKELDTLVLDKTGTVTEGRFALRKVVSPLIDEKEVLEMIAAIETNSTHFLAQEIIHHTLRSGFSVGQALNVKELEGLGVEGTVNGKRIFAGSRRLLLRYGIVLAPHLDREALSHEQDGMTVVFFGSEREAQGFLVFGDVLKQDAGLFVAWLKHKGTKVVLLSGDGNETTAAIARSLGIADFLGEALPAEKTEVIRTLKREGRKIGMVGDGVNDALALAEADVGVAMGSGQDITLEAADLIIPSGRLKAIADLFMFSRLSTRAVRQNLCFAFLYNIVAVPVAAAGLLNPLVAVMAMLLSSLTVIGNTLRLNRIGAVATEQLLSPETS, from the coding sequence TTGTCCGATGAACTCTCGCCCCGAGTCTCAAGCCAGGGCGTAGCTAAAGAGGTGCACGCCGTTCACGTCTTTTGCGATCTCTGCGGTCTGCGCGCGGGCGAGAATCGACACACAGAGAATTCTCTCACGTTCTGTTGTCCCGGTTGCAGGCACGTTTTCTTAATTCTCGCCAGCGCCACCGGGAAACTCCCGCACAACTTCCGCGAGAGCGACGTATTCCGCGCCTGTGTTAAGGCAGGAGTTATTCCGGGCAACGAAGACGCTGCCCACACCCCCGTTGAGATTAAAGGGGTCAACACAAGCGTCGCTCAGCTCACCCTCAACCTGTCTCTCGAGGGCATGTGGTGCCCCGCCTGTGCCTGGGTCATTGAGGAAGTGCTCAGGAAAATGGATGGCATCGCCCAATGCCGGGTCTTTTTTCTCACGGACAAGGCGAGAATTCAATATCTCCCCAATCGGACGAGCCCTGCCGAGATCGTGTCCCGTATCAATAAGATCGGCTACAGGGCGAGTACCGGGGAAAAAGACGCACGGGCGACGAGAACCTTAAAGGACGCCACGCTGATCCGTCTCGGCATCTCATCAATTCTGGCGGTAAACATCATGATGCTCTCCTATGTGCTCTACTACGGCTTGATCCGTGAGCTTACCCCCCGCGTTGTTGCGCTCTTCTCTTATCCCATGCTTGTGATGTCGGTTCCTGTGGTCTTTTACGGCGGCATGCCGATCCTGAAGAAGGCTTGGGCTGGTATTTGCCACGGACTGATCTCGATGGATACGCTTATCTCCGTGAGCGCCCTTGCGGCCTTTTTCTATAGCCTTCTGAGAATGAAGCAGGGCAGTATTCACCTCTACTTTGACATAGCGGCCATGCTCATCACCATCGTGCTTCTCGGCAGGTATATCGAGATGCACGCGCGAGAAAAAGTCTTGGCGTCACTCGCCACCGAAGATACGGGACTGCAAAAAGTGAGACTGAAAAAGGGTGATAGAGAGCAATGGATAAGAGCCGACGCCTTGATACCGAATGATCTCTTTGTGGTTGAAGACGGAGAACGGATACCCGTCGATGGCCGGCTTGCCCGCGGACGGGGTCTTTTTGACCAGTCGGTCCTTACCGGGGAGACAAGGCCCACTGTCAAAGGGCCTGAAGAGGTGGTTCTCGCGGGGAGTCAGCTTGTATCCGGCACGGTCGAGATCATTGCGGTGAGGCCGGCGCGCTTAAGCTATCTCGGGCAGGTGAGAGAGCTCGTCACGGACGCCCTGGAACATAGGAGTACGAGCGAGGAGCTTGCCGACTCTATAAGCCGCATCTTCGTGCCTGCCATAATGGGCGTTGCTGTGACTACTGCGCTTGTCTTGTGGGGCCTGGGAGCGACTAGCCAACGGATTCTTCTTACGTGTCTTTCAGTGCTTCTTGTCGCCTGTCCGTGTGTCCTTGGTGTTGCAATACCGCTTGTCAAAGTGGTTGCAACGGGCCTTTGCCGTCAAAGAGGAATCGTTGTCAGAAGTCCCGGGGCCTTAGAACGTGTGAAAGAGCTCGACACGTTGGTACTCGACAAGACCGGTACCGTCACTGAAGGGCGTTTTGCGCTGCGCAAGGTGGTCTCGCCTCTCATCGACGAAAAAGAAGTCCTTGAGATGATCGCGGCCATCGAGACGAATTCCACACACTTCCTTGCGCAAGAGATCATACACCATACGTTGCGTTCAGGGTTCAGTGTGGGACAAGCGTTGAATGTAAAGGAACTTGAGGGACTCGGCGTCGAAGGAACTGTGAACGGAAAGAGAATATTCGCGGGCAGCAGGCGACTGCTATTAAGGTACGGGATTGTGCTCGCCCCTCATCTGGATCGAGAGGCTCTCTCTCATGAACAAGACGGGATGACCGTGGTATTTTTCGGCTCAGAAAGAGAAGCACAGGGCTTTCTTGTGTTCGGAGACGTATTGAAGCAGGATGCAGGCCTCTTTGTGGCCTGGTTGAAGCACAAAGGGACTAAGGTCGTCCTGTTATCAGGCGATGGCAACGAGACCACGGCGGCCATTGCCCGCTCCTTAGGGATCGCCGATTTCCTGGGGGAGGCCCTCCCCGCGGAAAAAACTGAGGTGATTCGGACCCTTAAGCGTGAGGGACGCAAGATAGGTATGGTGGGAGATGGCGTGAATGACGCGCTTGCGCTCGCCGAGGCAGATGTGGGTGTAGCCATGGGATCGGGACAGGACATTACCCTGGAGGCGGCGGATCTCATCATACCGTCCGGCAGGCTCAAGGCGATTGCCGATCTATTCATGTTTTCCCGGCTGTCTACGCGAGCGGTCCGACAGAACCTTTGTTTCGCTTTCCTCTACAACATCGTTGCAGTTCCAGTGGCGGCAGCGGGGCTTCTTAACCCGCTCGTCGCAGTCATGGCAATGTTGTTAAGCAGTCTTACCGTCATCGGGAACACGCTTCGCCTCAACCGAATCGGCGCAGTGGCCACCGAGCAGCTTTTGTCACCCGAAACTTCTTGA
- a CDS encoding sulfite exporter TauE/SafE family protein has protein sequence MNADLLWALLTGLAGSLHCLGMCGPIVVAYSLQFSPASDGLSAGRPPYVAGLTHHAAFQAGRIAAYGLLGGVGAGLVYCGSLASALKDIRTPATAAAGAFMVVLGLIVLKVIPAGYFTETSSDSKSSFVMRFIGKRLRSPHALVKATLGFATGFLPCMLSWAMVLRAAFTADITQGFLIMIVFGLGTLPVLLFTGLLGSTFSLKARLTGERMAGLSITAMGIIILSKGVLGFVR, from the coding sequence ATGAACGCGGACCTGCTCTGGGCATTGTTGACCGGTCTTGCCGGGAGTCTTCATTGTCTCGGTATGTGCGGTCCAATTGTAGTTGCCTATTCGTTGCAGTTCAGCCCGGCGAGTGATGGTCTTAGTGCCGGGCGCCCCCCGTACGTAGCGGGTCTTACGCATCACGCGGCGTTTCAGGCAGGAAGGATAGCCGCGTACGGACTCTTAGGGGGCGTCGGCGCCGGACTTGTCTATTGCGGGAGTCTGGCCTCAGCGTTAAAGGACATACGTACTCCGGCCACGGCTGCGGCGGGCGCGTTCATGGTCGTGTTGGGTTTGATCGTGCTCAAGGTGATCCCTGCGGGATATTTCACCGAGACATCGTCCGACTCAAAATCTTCGTTTGTCATGAGATTTATAGGAAAGCGCTTGAGGTCGCCCCATGCGTTAGTCAAGGCAACGCTCGGCTTTGCGACAGGCTTTTTGCCCTGCATGCTTTCCTGGGCGATGGTCTTAAGGGCCGCTTTCACGGCTGATATCACTCAAGGATTTCTTATCATGATCGTCTTTGGTTTAGGGACTCTGCCTGTCTTGTTGTTCACCGGCTTATTGGGCTCCACCTTCTCGCTCAAGGCAAGGCTTACAGGAGAGCGCATGGCCGGTTTATCGATAACGGCCATGGGGATCATCATACTCTCAAAGGGGGTATTAGGGTTTGTCCGATGA
- a CDS encoding cbb3-type cytochrome c oxidase subunit II: protein MRVTLKLLIYGGLAIFTSVLFISVVLPWLTISEKPSDIFRARTASEEEGRRLYIANGCTYCHTQFVRNIDWDIGAERIAQSGDYVAERPHLLGSERTGPDLSQEGGEHPDDWHLAHYINPRFVRPESIMPSFEYLGKDRIASLIAYKQALGFKDADFRTERQRQWKAAAVKAYEDGPDDNVKWLHSMVPEPWRNLPNPYPTSDAGLKRGHRIFESFCIGCHGPVGDGMGPAEPYLNPPPLNFTLLKGRGISGGILYYQIMNGITGTAMPYFKRELESEKIWDVGDYVAVTFVGESDAHREPRGIDAAYIPADTWPKGGGRRE, encoded by the coding sequence ATGAGGGTGACCTTGAAGCTTCTCATATACGGGGGCCTTGCCATCTTCACCTCCGTGCTCTTTATTTCGGTAGTCCTCCCCTGGCTAACCATCAGCGAGAAACCGTCAGACATATTCCGTGCAAGGACCGCGTCCGAGGAAGAGGGCAGGAGACTCTATATTGCCAACGGGTGTACATACTGCCACACCCAGTTTGTGCGGAACATCGACTGGGATATCGGGGCAGAGCGCATAGCCCAGTCAGGTGATTACGTGGCAGAGCGGCCGCACCTTCTGGGTTCGGAGAGGACCGGCCCCGACCTGTCTCAGGAAGGCGGAGAACATCCTGACGACTGGCATCTCGCGCACTACATAAATCCCCGGTTTGTGAGACCCGAATCCATTATGCCTTCTTTTGAGTATCTGGGCAAAGACCGGATAGCATCGCTCATCGCCTATAAACAGGCCTTAGGCTTCAAAGATGCCGATTTCCGCACGGAAAGGCAGCGGCAATGGAAGGCGGCTGCGGTTAAGGCTTACGAGGACGGCCCGGATGACAACGTCAAATGGCTTCATTCTATGGTACCTGAGCCCTGGCGGAACCTTCCGAACCCTTACCCCACCTCTGACGCGGGATTGAAGCGTGGGCATCGTATTTTCGAGAGTTTCTGCATCGGCTGCCATGGACCGGTTGGAGACGGCATGGGCCCGGCCGAGCCTTATCTCAATCCTCCTCCTCTCAATTTTACGCTTCTCAAGGGGCGCGGTATATCCGGCGGTATTCTTTATTATCAGATCATGAACGGAATCACAGGAACTGCGATGCCCTACTTCAAGCGCGAACTCGAATCGGAGAAGATCTGGGATGTGGGCGACTACGTGGCCGTGACGTTCGTAGGAGAGAGCGACGCCCACAGAGAACCGAGGGGCATCGACGCGGCTTACATCCCCGCGGACACGTGGCCCAAGGGGGGAGGGAGGCGAGAATGA
- a CDS encoding cbb3-type cytochrome c oxidase subunit I, with translation MNRLNEIASEGLNERRQGVGIIKTSEVHYLPAAGFFLSSAFWFVIGTLAGLFLASAMIAPDFPLYKNVSWLVFGRVRPMHTNIMIFGFVGSALLGSINYYVPRLARRPLFNVGLGRATVCIWNLLIAAGTVTLALGFTQSREYAEYIWPVDIAVLVVFGITFYNLMRTVADREEKVLYVSVWYALAALVFVFFIYFFGNAVWNPSTGAITGMPDGILAWFYGHGIVGLFLTPLAIGVAYYVMPVVCRAPLFSHTLSLVGFWTILMFYPHIGTHHLLQTPAPTWLKIVAITGSIGMLIPVATVLVNLWLTIQGRLSNIHEEIGGKFVFAGLVWYLLVCLQGPFQALPVVQRVTHLTNWVIGHSHIAVLGFSGFIAIGGLYFFLPRITGRDLYSRKLADIQYWLLLVGLTGFFMVLTIAGLIQGSAWLAGSVVYKVLPELHVYWVWRLGFGTLIAAGAAIGLYNVGRTLMGKTTKEKP, from the coding sequence TTGAACAGATTGAACGAGATCGCATCAGAAGGGTTGAACGAAAGAAGACAAGGGGTGGGCATAATCAAGACATCAGAAGTACACTATCTTCCCGCGGCCGGCTTCTTCCTCTCGAGCGCGTTCTGGTTCGTCATAGGCACACTGGCCGGTCTTTTTCTCGCGTCAGCCATGATTGCACCTGATTTCCCTTTGTACAAGAATGTTTCCTGGCTTGTGTTCGGTCGTGTACGACCAATGCACACGAACATCATGATCTTCGGATTTGTGGGGTCAGCGCTACTCGGTTCCATCAACTACTACGTACCCCGTCTGGCGCGGCGGCCTCTCTTTAACGTTGGCCTGGGTCGGGCCACGGTCTGTATCTGGAACCTGCTCATCGCGGCTGGAACAGTGACCCTTGCTTTGGGTTTTACCCAGAGCAGGGAATATGCCGAGTATATCTGGCCGGTAGATATTGCCGTGCTCGTAGTATTCGGCATTACCTTTTATAATCTCATGCGAACCGTTGCCGACAGGGAGGAGAAGGTACTCTACGTTTCGGTCTGGTACGCGCTCGCTGCCCTTGTCTTCGTCTTTTTTATCTATTTCTTCGGGAACGCCGTGTGGAACCCGTCCACGGGGGCAATCACAGGCATGCCCGACGGAATACTCGCGTGGTTCTACGGACATGGGATCGTCGGGCTGTTCCTGACGCCGCTTGCGATCGGTGTTGCGTATTACGTGATGCCCGTGGTATGCCGCGCCCCCTTATTCAGTCATACCCTTTCTCTTGTAGGTTTCTGGACCATCCTCATGTTCTATCCGCACATAGGCACGCACCATCTTTTGCAGACGCCCGCCCCCACATGGCTCAAGATCGTGGCTATAACAGGAAGCATCGGCATGCTCATCCCCGTTGCCACGGTTCTCGTCAATCTCTGGCTCACGATTCAGGGGCGTCTCAGTAATATCCACGAAGAGATCGGCGGAAAGTTTGTGTTTGCGGGCCTCGTCTGGTACCTGCTCGTCTGTCTCCAGGGGCCCTTCCAGGCCCTTCCGGTCGTCCAAAGGGTTACCCACCTGACGAACTGGGTCATAGGCCATTCTCATATCGCGGTGCTTGGTTTCTCGGGGTTCATTGCCATAGGCGGTCTCTATTTCTTCCTCCCGAGGATCACAGGGAGAGACCTTTACAGTCGTAAGCTCGCCGATATACAGTACTGGCTCCTACTCGTGGGGCTCACCGGATTCTTTATGGTCCTCACCATAGCGGGTTTGATTCAGGGAAGCGCCTGGCTTGCCGGTTCAGTCGTATACAAGGTCCTTCCCGAACTGCATGTCTACTGGGTATGGCGGCTAGGGTTTGGTACACTCATCGCGGCGGGAGCCGCCATAGGCCTTTACAACGTGGGGCGAACCCTCATGGGTAAGACCACAAAGGAGAAACCATGA
- a CDS encoding cytochrome c3 family protein produces the protein MKKAETRREPEENRKKRALSTGYLWLVPLAVLFGLTLYLYFSYGRRIGDAQPVSFSHRVHAGVKGINCRFCHPNVERSQHAGLPAVEKCFFCHKYIIPNHPEIKREEQYFRSGTPTPWKQVFWVPDFVFFNHVPHLKWGKLDCMDCHGDVKSMDRLQKVDFKMGFCLACHRKKNAQHDCWLACHR, from the coding sequence ATGAAGAAAGCCGAGACCAGGCGAGAGCCTGAAGAAAACCGTAAGAAACGGGCATTATCTACGGGCTACCTCTGGCTCGTTCCGCTCGCGGTCCTCTTCGGCCTCACGCTCTATCTGTATTTCTCTTACGGGAGGCGTATCGGAGACGCCCAGCCGGTCTCCTTCAGTCATCGGGTACACGCAGGCGTGAAAGGTATAAACTGTCGCTTCTGCCACCCGAATGTGGAGCGGTCTCAACACGCGGGTCTTCCTGCCGTGGAGAAATGTTTTTTCTGCCACAAGTATATAATTCCCAATCATCCTGAGATCAAGCGGGAAGAACAGTATTTTCGTTCGGGCACGCCAACTCCCTGGAAGCAGGTCTTCTGGGTACCTGATTTCGTGTTTTTTAACCATGTCCCCCATCTCAAATGGGGTAAACTTGATTGTATGGACTGTCACGGCGACGTGAAGAGCATGGATCGGCTGCAAAAGGTTGACTTTAAGATGGGTTTCTGCCTCGCCTGCCATCGGAAAAAGAACGCGCAACACGATTGCTGGCTTGCATGTCACAGATGA
- the nrfD gene encoding NrfD/PsrC family molybdoenzyme membrane anchor subunit, whose protein sequence is MLPGSVAGKRRFKGSHLTNLALAILVLTGVVSFVAGVLGKNPLRAWQAYLVNFLFWTGLSCGALVFVAVLNIVGARWGRPLKRFAEAFGAFLPVAFVLFWILYFGRMELFPWIKQPVPDRAVWLNVPFLFARDGGGLLLLTVIALTMIFFSVKGDSEWSASQANSRDATGEDKSSSPWLASWRKQKTLSPILVIAYTFVLTLIGFDLIMALDAHWYSTLLGGYFLVGSFYAGVAALYLIALVMQRTLRPNDYQGERHFHDLGKLTLAFCLFTGYLFYAQFLTIWYGNLPAETRYVILRVKLTPWEPLAWVVLFMIFLIPFFVLLSRRIKLKRVPMILLCLMILTGMWLEKLILVAPSLWRQNEFPLGFTEILITAGYFGASGLCFKCFLSRVPLMPVSDPLFREMIELRQQRLEP, encoded by the coding sequence ATGTTGCCTGGTAGCGTGGCGGGTAAGAGGAGATTCAAGGGGTCACATCTTACGAACCTCGCGCTCGCGATTCTGGTTCTTACCGGGGTGGTCTCTTTCGTTGCGGGTGTCCTTGGAAAAAACCCGCTCAGGGCCTGGCAGGCTTACCTGGTGAATTTCCTTTTCTGGACAGGCCTGTCCTGCGGTGCTCTCGTATTTGTGGCTGTACTCAATATAGTGGGCGCGCGGTGGGGACGCCCGCTCAAAAGGTTTGCCGAGGCCTTCGGCGCATTTCTACCCGTGGCCTTTGTTCTCTTCTGGATACTCTATTTCGGCAGGATGGAGCTTTTTCCCTGGATCAAACAGCCCGTGCCCGATAGGGCCGTCTGGCTCAACGTACCGTTTCTGTTTGCCCGCGACGGGGGAGGTCTCCTCCTTCTTACGGTAATCGCACTGACTATGATCTTCTTTTCCGTGAAAGGCGATTCCGAGTGGAGCGCATCTCAAGCGAATTCGCGGGACGCGACCGGCGAGGACAAGAGCTCCAGTCCATGGCTCGCGAGCTGGAGGAAACAGAAAACCTTATCGCCCATCCTCGTAATCGCATACACATTTGTCCTGACGCTTATCGGATTCGATCTGATCATGGCCCTTGATGCGCACTGGTATTCCACCCTTCTCGGGGGATATTTCCTGGTGGGTTCATTCTACGCGGGCGTTGCCGCACTCTACCTGATTGCACTTGTTATGCAACGAACCTTAAGACCGAATGATTACCAGGGCGAAAGACATTTCCATGACCTGGGAAAGCTCACCCTCGCATTCTGCCTGTTTACGGGATACTTGTTCTACGCCCAGTTCCTCACCATATGGTACGGAAACCTGCCGGCGGAGACGCGTTACGTGATCCTCAGGGTTAAGCTTACCCCCTGGGAGCCGCTCGCCTGGGTCGTCCTGTTCATGATATTTTTGATACCGTTTTTCGTGCTTTTGAGCAGAAGAATAAAGCTGAAAAGAGTGCCTATGATTCTGCTTTGCCTTATGATCCTCACGGGTATGTGGCTCGAAAAACTCATACTCGTGGCCCCTTCCCTCTGGCGACAGAATGAATTCCCTCTCGGGTTCACAGAAATACTCATCACTGCTGGATACTTCGGCGCCTCTGGACTTTGTTTCAAATGTTTCTTGAGCCGGGTGCCGCTTATGCCTGTGTCGGACCCTCTCTTCAGAGAAATGATCGAATTAAGACAACAGAGGTTGGAGCCATGA